Below is a genomic region from Blochmannia endosymbiont of Camponotus modoc.
TAATAATGATACGCCACGCCCTAAAACTTTTAATAACTTATCATTTGGAATAGTTATTAATGAATCTACATATTTAGATAATTCAGAAATTCCTTGTTCAGCAAATGTCATACGTTTTTTTCCTTCAAAATTAAAAGGTTTAGTAACTACAGCTACAGTCAAAATACCTAAATCTTTGGCCACCTCTGCTATTATCGGGGCAGCACCCGTTCCAGTGCCTCCACCCATACCTGCAGCAATAAATACCATATCTGCGCCTTCTATAGTAGCCCTTAATACATCACGATCTTCTTCTGCAGAATTACGCCCAATTTCTGGATTAGCACCCGCTCCTAATCCTTTAGTAATAGAACTACCAATTTGAATAGTTTGGCCTACTGTCATTTTTCTTAAAGCTTGGGCATCAGTATTAACAGCAAAAAAATCTACACCTTCGATACGCTCACGTAACATATGTTCAACTGCATTACTACCGCCTCCGCCAATACCAACAACTTTAATTACTGCATCACTCGTTAATTCCATTGGTTCAAACATAGTTTTCTCCATATTACTTAAGTTATTTTAAAAAAATTAATTTTAACGGATTCAGCATATTTGATACTCATAACAACTAAAATTCTTTTTTTAACCAATTGTTTACTTTTCTTATCCAACCTTTAATTGTTATTCTTTTTTCTATATCTACCTCATTATTCAAATGAGATTCTTTCCCATAATGTAATAATCCAATAACAGTAGAATAATGAGGCCTTTTTATATCATCTGTTATCCCGTTTGTATTTATAGAAGATGCGATACGAACTTGTGTATGAAACACTTTTTGAGCACAAGCTGATAATCCATCTATAAGAGATGCCCCTCCTGTTAACACAATCCCTGCTGCAAGATGATGTTTAATATTAAGTTGACGAAGTTGTGACTGTAACTGTAATATTTCTTTATTAACCAACATCATTAATTCAATATATCGAGGTTCAATGATTTCTGCCAACATATGACGTTGCAAAATACGAGGTGGTCTACCTCCGACGCTTGGAACTTCAATATTTTCTCCTTTACTAATTAATGATTCTAAAGCACAACCATAACGAACTTTAATTATTTCTGCATCCGATAATGGTGTTCCAAAAGCATAGGCAATATCACTAGTGACTACATTTCCAGCATATGGAATAACTTTGGTGTGACGTAAAGCTCCAGCAGTATATATTGCTATATCCATGGTACCGCCACCAAGATCTACCACACAGACACCCAATTCACGTTCATCTTCTGTTAACACAGCATGACTTGAAGCTAATCCAGAAAATATCAATTGATCTACTTGTAATCCACATCGCTCTACTGCTTTGACGATATTTTTAGCCATATCATTATGGCAAGTAATTAAATGGACTTTGGCTTGCATTCTAACTCCAGATAACCCAACTGGATTTTTAATGCCTTCTTGATAATCAATAGCATAATCCTGTGGAATTACATGTAATATTCGATGTTCATCGCGTACTCTAACTGATTTAGCTATGTGTACTACATTATCCACATCTGATTGTGTCACTTCTTCTTCTGAAATAGGTACCATACCTATTTCATTTTTACAACTAATATGTTTTCCAGATAAAGAAAGGTAAACAGATGAAATTTGACAACCTGCCATTAACTCTGCTTGATTAATAGAATATTGTACACATTTTATTACTGATTCTAAATTGTTCACTCCTCCCTTATCCATTCCTCGTGACGGGCAATATCCTAACCCAATAACATTTACTATTCCATCAGGCAAAATTTCACCTACCATCGTAGCAACTTTAGCTGTTCCAATTTCTAATCCTACTAATAATTTTTTATCTGAAGCTTTGATCATATTTGTGATTGCCTTTATTTATTTTTTCTTCTATTTGCCACAAAATACAGGAGTGATCGAGTTTGAGCCCCATCTTACAGCAAATCCTGAACGATAACGTAAATCTATATAATCAATACATGTATTATTGTCGTTAATTTTCTGAATAAGAATAGGATAAATTTTAATGAAATAATATAATCGTTCGATTATATTATTTCTACCTAATTTTAGATGGATATTATCTTGTAAAATCAGTTGCCATGAGCAGCGTGCATCCATTTGTACTGATTTTATTTGAAATTTGATAGATTTTAATATCTCATTAAACGCATAATAATTAGACAATACAGCCCGTTCGCTGCCTTCTGGTCCATACAAAGATGGCATTACTTTTTTGTAGTTATCTCGATATTCTTTAGGTACTTTAAATATAATTCCTGTTGTACTAATTATTTGAAAATCATTCCAGTATGTTAAAGGAATATATTCTATTATATGAATTTTTAATGTGTCTGGCCATTGTTTCCTAACACTAACTTGCTGAATCCATGGCAAACTTTCAATTCGTTTTTGAATAATGTTAACATCCTGTGTTATAAATGTACCTAATACTCCTAGTTTTACTAGGAGTTGATCGATATCAGTGTCAGTAGTATAATGCCGTTTTCCAGTGACTATCATGTAAGATACAGGGCTACAACAAGCATTATGAATCCATTCTCTTATTTTATAAGCACTCCAAACAATACTAATTGTAACAACAAATATTAGCATCCAATCTAATAATTGATGCTGCAATTTATATCTTTGTTTTAAAACATATTTAATTATCACTCGGTTATGCGTGCTCAATCCTAATTGAGGTGTATTAGTAAACCCGCTCTTTGCGTATTCTTATTTTCATAAAAATTTATTATTGTGTTTTCATTTTCACATTTTATCATTTCGTACCATTAAGAATCATAATTATCATATATTTATTATGATTAATCGTTTTTAACAATTAATCTACGCACAACCTCTCCTATCGTACCAGCTCCTTGAATTAAGAGCAAATCGTTATTTCTTAATAATCGGAATAATGCTCCTGATAACATTTGTGTATTTGATATAAATGTTGGATTAATCTTACCAAATTCACGAATTGCATGACATAAGGATTGACTATCTGCCCCTAAAATAGGTGGTTCTCCAGCGGAATAAACATGTAATATTAAAAGAATATCTACATTGGAAAGTACATCAACAAAATCATAATATAATTCTTGTATACGCGTATATCGATGAGGTTGAAATACCATAATCAACCGTCTATCAGGCCATCCGGTCCGGATCGTTACAATAGTAGCATGTAACTCAGCCGGATGATGCCCATAATCA
It encodes:
- the ftsA gene encoding cell division protein FtsA; this translates as MIKASDKKLLVGLEIGTAKVATMVGEILPDGIVNVIGLGYCPSRGMDKGGVNNLESVIKCVQYSINQAELMAGCQISSVYLSLSGKHISCKNEIGMVPISEEEVTQSDVDNVVHIAKSVRVRDEHRILHVIPQDYAIDYQEGIKNPVGLSGVRMQAKVHLITCHNDMAKNIVKAVERCGLQVDQLIFSGLASSHAVLTEDERELGVCVVDLGGGTMDIAIYTAGALRHTKVIPYAGNVVTSDIAYAFGTPLSDAEIIKVRYGCALESLISKGENIEVPSVGGRPPRILQRHMLAEIIEPRYIELMMLVNKEILQLQSQLRQLNIKHHLAAGIVLTGGASLIDGLSACAQKVFHTQVRIASSINTNGITDDIKRPHYSTVIGLLHYGKESHLNNEVDIEKRITIKGWIRKVNNWLKKEF
- a CDS encoding cell division protein FtsQ/DivIB, which gives rise to MIIKYVLKQRYKLQHQLLDWMLIFVVTISIVWSAYKIREWIHNACCSPVSYMIVTGKRHYTTDTDIDQLLVKLGVLGTFITQDVNIIQKRIESLPWIQQVSVRKQWPDTLKIHIIEYIPLTYWNDFQIISTTGIIFKVPKEYRDNYKKVMPSLYGPEGSERAVLSNYYAFNEILKSIKFQIKSVQMDARCSWQLILQDNIHLKLGRNNIIERLYYFIKIYPILIQKINDNNTCIDYIDLRYRSGFAVRWGSNSITPVFCGK